The bacterium DNA segment AAATTGAAAAGGAGTTGTTCTTTCTTTAATGATGATGACTAAATTTGTCTTTTTTCCCTTAAAAGGCAAATTTACTTCTTTTACTTCTTCTAATTGACCACCTACTTCTTTGATGGCATATTGAGCAGCTTGTAATTCTTCTATAATATCTTCTCCTTTAACGGTAATCAATCTTCCATTCTTTCTTAAAAAAGGGAGAGTATATTCAACTAAGGTACTTAAGTTGCTTACGGCTCGAGCTACGGCTAGATCGTACTGTTCACGATATTCTTTGTCGTGCCCATATTCTTCTGCTCTTCCTGGTAAGATCTTGACATACTTAAACCTCAAAAGATCGCAAATTTCTCTAATAAAATCAATCTTTTTTTGGCGAGATTCAATTAAAGTAAGATCTATTTCAGGAGTGTATATTTTAAGAGGTAAGCCAGGAAAGCCAGCACCGGTACCAATATCGATAACTTTTATTCCTGAACAAAAGTTTCCTCCCAAGGTAAAAAAAAGGGAGTCTATAAAATGGTAGTCAATGATCTCATAAGCTTCATCTATTGCCGTGAGATTAACTTTCTTGTTTTGGCTTTGTAAGAGTTTTAAATAAATAATGAATTGCTCTGCTTGGTATTCTGTTAAATTTATATTTAGTTGTTGACAACTCTTTAATAGATAATCTTTTAATTCTGACACTACCTTTTTTTTCTTTCTTTTCTGTGTTTTTCTAAGTAGATAATAATTACCGTAATATCAACTGGCTTAATACCTGGAATTCTAAGAGCTTGGCCTATGGAATCTGGTCTTATTTGTTTAAGCTTTTCTCTGGCTTCAAATGAAAGCTCCCGAATTTCATCATAATTAATCTCTAAAGGAACCTTTTGTTTTTCTAATCTCTTGTGTTTTTCAACTTGAAGGTGTTGTTGATTGATATAGCCTTCATACTTTATTTGAATCTCAACTTCTTTCTTAATTTCCTCTGGAATTTTAAGGCTAATTTGATCCAGACTTATTAAATCTTGGTAAGTTATCTCTGGCCTTCTTAATATTTTCCCTAAGGAGAGCTTACTTCCTTTGAAATTTACCAAGGTCTTTTTGAGCCTCTGGATCTCTTCTTTTATCTTTTTTTGCTTACTTTTAAAGATAGCATAAATTTCTTCTGAAATCAAGTTAAATTTATATCCAAAAGGCATTAATCTCTCATCGGCATTATCGTTACGAAGAAGTAAGCGGTATTCAGCTCGAGAAGTAAACATTCTATATGGTTCATTTGTCCCTTTCGTCACTAAGTCGTCTATTAAAACACCAAGGTAAGCCAAAGATCGATCTAAGATAAATGATTTCTTTCTCTGTATCTTTAAAGCGGCATTAAGGCCACTCATCATTCCTTGGGCGGCTGCTTCTTCATAACCCGAGGTGCCATTTATTTGACCAGCAAAGTACAAGTTTTCAATCTCTTTAGCTTCTAAGGTAGGTTT contains these protein-coding regions:
- the rsmG gene encoding 16S rRNA (guanine(527)-N(7))-methyltransferase RsmG — encoded protein: MSELKDYLLKSCQQLNINLTEYQAEQFIIYLKLLQSQNKKVNLTAIDEAYEIIDYHFIDSLFFTLGGNFCSGIKVIDIGTGAGFPGLPLKIYTPEIDLTLIESRQKKIDFIREICDLLRFKYVKILPGRAEEYGHDKEYREQYDLAVARAVSNLSTLVEYTLPFLRKNGRLITVKGEDIIEELQAAQYAIKEVGGQLEEVKEVNLPFKGKKTNLVIIIKERTTPFQFPRRIGIPQKRPLF